Proteins from a single region of Thunnus albacares chromosome 16, fThuAlb1.1, whole genome shotgun sequence:
- the itpkb gene encoding inositol-trisphosphate 3-kinase B isoform X1, translating into MAASALNLNGLGVMNSSNQFHTQPGSSSTTSRARTSPVGRPVLPVPDRTTYCQLLGGGALSGGLYSPTSPKTSPRALGRTFVFPPSSSLSPSRTPPRARSPSPRSPELLGVNVGQRVRRLSSPGGEESGEGEVQEERGGETGGGERREDRRRQAQLLQIHRELQNVEVRGKVGIFEAHISGIRAQVLNNELQRSPRSPRRTTIQAPSHPGQQNTTPECPMTQPQETKVPSVVQNGREKEDETVERERREGSSNANKTNMENKTLIGQNGRHSEAKMQTPCLDGLVVVQGSLETLDPDAATDREKEEGERLREKEGEKDTREKENKQMLGDKREWTARDVRGEKEDRLCPYMLLQTEADRLEVNPETPALPPSSESSSSLLDITDQTSNHSPSIPPSIPAVIITDHGLENQPQTSEGPGSDQGLCCTPSPSSSPIPGPNSSTRSLRKLSSSSASSAGFSSSWEESEEDISSDTEKGEQLLNPALLSSQQKAHKSWKKIKNMVHWSPFVMSFKKKYPWIQLAGHAGSFKAGANGRILKKHCECEQRCLSLLMRDVLRPFVPGYHGDVEKDGQKYNQMEDLLAEFDFPCVMDCKMGVRTYLEEELTKARKKPSPRPDMYQKMIEVDPAAPMPEENDKKAVTKPRYMQWRETISSTATLGFRIEGVKKEDGTVNRDFKKTKTREQVTGAFHDFVKGKKDILNVYLARLKEIRDTLEISPFFKTHEVIGSSLLFVHDSKGRAKVWMIDFGKTTPLPDGEELTHRASWCEGNREDGYLFGLDSLVDIISCMVNSET; encoded by the exons ATGGCAGCCTCTGCCCTGAACCTGAACGGCCTCGGAGTCATGAACAG CAGTAATCAGTTTCACACCCAGCCAGGCTCCTCTAGTACCACCTCCCGAGCTAGAACCAGCCCGGTCGGCCGACCTGTGCTGCCGGTTCCTGATCGGACCACCTATTGCCAGTTACTGGGTGGGGGAGCACTGAGTGGAGGTCTCTACAGTCCAACCAGCCCCAAG ACGAGCCCCCGGGCGCTGGGTCGAACCTTTGTCTTCCCCCCTTCATCCTCACTCTCCCCCAGCCGCACCCCTCCTCGCGCTCGCTCCCCTTCCCCGAGAAGCCCGGAGCTCCTGGGAGTCAATGTGGGCCAGCGGGTTCGACGACTGAGCTCACCCGGCGGTGAGGAGAGCGGGGAAGGAGAGGtgcaggaggagaggggaggagagacgggaggaggagagaggcgAGAGGACAGGAGACGCCAGGCACAGCTGCTGCAGATtcacagagagctgcagaacGTTGAG GTCAGGGGAAAAGTGGGCATTTTCGAGGCCCACATATCCGGGATTCGTGCCCAGGTGCTGAACAACGAGCTCCAACGCAGCCCTCGGTCGCCAAGACGTACGACGATCCAAGCCCCTTCCCATCCCGGCCAACAAAACACAACCCCTGAATGCCCAATGACCCAACCACAAGAGACTAAAGTTCCTTCTGTTGTCCAGAAtggaagagaaaaggaggatgAAACAgtggaaagagaaaggagagaaggaagcAGCAATgctaataaaacaaacatggaaaACAAGACACTGATTGGTCAAAATGGCCGCCACTCAGAAGCAAAAATGCAAACTCCCTGTTTGGATGGACTGGTTGTTGTTCAGGGTTCCCTTGAGACATTAGACCCAGATgcagcaacagacagagagaaagaagagggagaaaggctgagagaaaaggagggagaaaaagacacaagggagaaagaaaacaaacaaatgctgGGAGACAAAAGAGAATGGACGGCGAGAGATGTAAGAGGTGAGAAAGAGGACCGGTTGTGTCCTTATATGCTGCTCCAGACAGAAGCAGACAGGTTGGAAGTTAACCCAGAAACCCCTGCTTTACCTCCAAGCAGCGAGAGCTCCTCTTCTTTGCTGGATATCACCGATCAAACCTCCAACcactctccctccatccctccctccatccctgcaGTCATAATAACTGACCACGGTTTGGAAAACCAGCCTCAAACCTCTGAAGGCCCTGGCTCAGACCAGGGACTATGCTGCACCCCTAGCCCCAGTTCTAGCCCTATCCCCGGGCCAAACTCCTCCACCCGTTCCCTCAGGAAGCTGTCATCCTCCTCGGCCTCCTCGGCTGGTTTCTCCTCGTCTTGGGAGGAGTCGGAGGAGGATATTTCCAGCGATACGGAGAAAGGGGAGCAGCTTCTCAACCCCGCGCTCCTCAGTTCTCAACAGAAAGCA CACAAGTCCTGGAAGAAGATCAAGAACATGGTCCACTGGTCGCCTTTTGTCATGTCCTTCAAGAAGAAATATCCCTGGATACAACTGGCTGGGCACGCAG GGAGCTTCAAGGCAGGAGCCAACGGCCGCATATTAAAA AAACACTGTGAATGTGAGCAGCGCTGTTTGTCCCTCCTGATGAGGGACGTGCTGCGCCCGTTCGTCCCCGGTTACCATGGAGATGTAGAGAAAGACGGCCAGAAATACAACCAGATGGAGGATCTGCTGGCGGAGTTCGACTTCCCGTGTGTGATGGACTGTAAGATGGGAGTGAG GACCTACCTCGAGGAGGAATTGACCAAGGCTCGTAAGAAGCCCTCTCCGAGACCGGACATGTATCAGAAAATGATCGAGGTTGATCCTGCTGCGCCGATGCCAGAGGAGAACGACAAGAAAGCGGTGACCAAGCCCAGATACATGCAGTGGAGAGAGACCATAAGCTCCACAGCCACCTTGGGATTTAGGATAGAGGGAGTCAAG AAGGAGGATGGGACAGTGAACAGAGATTTTAAGAAGACAAAGACGAGAGAGCAAGTCACTGGAGCCTTCCACGACTTCgtcaaaggaaagaaagacatactg aacgTTTATCTAGCCCGGCTGAAGGAAATCAGAGACACTCTGGAGATCTCCCCGTTCTTCAAAACCCATGAG GTGATTGGCAGCTCTTTGTTATTCGTTCATGACAGTAAAGGACGGGCCAAAGTCTGGATGATCGACTTTGGTAAAACCACTCCACTTCCTGATGGAGAGGAACTAACCCACCGAGCGTCATGGTGCGAAGGGAACAGAGAAGATGGCTACCTTTTTGGACTTGATAGTTTGGTGGACATCATTTCATGCATGGTGAACTCTGAGACTTGA
- the itpkb gene encoding inositol-trisphosphate 3-kinase B isoform X2 produces MAASALNLNGLGVMNSNQFHTQPGSSSTTSRARTSPVGRPVLPVPDRTTYCQLLGGGALSGGLYSPTSPKTSPRALGRTFVFPPSSSLSPSRTPPRARSPSPRSPELLGVNVGQRVRRLSSPGGEESGEGEVQEERGGETGGGERREDRRRQAQLLQIHRELQNVEVRGKVGIFEAHISGIRAQVLNNELQRSPRSPRRTTIQAPSHPGQQNTTPECPMTQPQETKVPSVVQNGREKEDETVERERREGSSNANKTNMENKTLIGQNGRHSEAKMQTPCLDGLVVVQGSLETLDPDAATDREKEEGERLREKEGEKDTREKENKQMLGDKREWTARDVRGEKEDRLCPYMLLQTEADRLEVNPETPALPPSSESSSSLLDITDQTSNHSPSIPPSIPAVIITDHGLENQPQTSEGPGSDQGLCCTPSPSSSPIPGPNSSTRSLRKLSSSSASSAGFSSSWEESEEDISSDTEKGEQLLNPALLSSQQKAHKSWKKIKNMVHWSPFVMSFKKKYPWIQLAGHAGSFKAGANGRILKKHCECEQRCLSLLMRDVLRPFVPGYHGDVEKDGQKYNQMEDLLAEFDFPCVMDCKMGVRTYLEEELTKARKKPSPRPDMYQKMIEVDPAAPMPEENDKKAVTKPRYMQWRETISSTATLGFRIEGVKKEDGTVNRDFKKTKTREQVTGAFHDFVKGKKDILNVYLARLKEIRDTLEISPFFKTHEVIGSSLLFVHDSKGRAKVWMIDFGKTTPLPDGEELTHRASWCEGNREDGYLFGLDSLVDIISCMVNSET; encoded by the exons ATGGCAGCCTCTGCCCTGAACCTGAACGGCCTCGGAGTCATGAACAG TAATCAGTTTCACACCCAGCCAGGCTCCTCTAGTACCACCTCCCGAGCTAGAACCAGCCCGGTCGGCCGACCTGTGCTGCCGGTTCCTGATCGGACCACCTATTGCCAGTTACTGGGTGGGGGAGCACTGAGTGGAGGTCTCTACAGTCCAACCAGCCCCAAG ACGAGCCCCCGGGCGCTGGGTCGAACCTTTGTCTTCCCCCCTTCATCCTCACTCTCCCCCAGCCGCACCCCTCCTCGCGCTCGCTCCCCTTCCCCGAGAAGCCCGGAGCTCCTGGGAGTCAATGTGGGCCAGCGGGTTCGACGACTGAGCTCACCCGGCGGTGAGGAGAGCGGGGAAGGAGAGGtgcaggaggagaggggaggagagacgggaggaggagagaggcgAGAGGACAGGAGACGCCAGGCACAGCTGCTGCAGATtcacagagagctgcagaacGTTGAG GTCAGGGGAAAAGTGGGCATTTTCGAGGCCCACATATCCGGGATTCGTGCCCAGGTGCTGAACAACGAGCTCCAACGCAGCCCTCGGTCGCCAAGACGTACGACGATCCAAGCCCCTTCCCATCCCGGCCAACAAAACACAACCCCTGAATGCCCAATGACCCAACCACAAGAGACTAAAGTTCCTTCTGTTGTCCAGAAtggaagagaaaaggaggatgAAACAgtggaaagagaaaggagagaaggaagcAGCAATgctaataaaacaaacatggaaaACAAGACACTGATTGGTCAAAATGGCCGCCACTCAGAAGCAAAAATGCAAACTCCCTGTTTGGATGGACTGGTTGTTGTTCAGGGTTCCCTTGAGACATTAGACCCAGATgcagcaacagacagagagaaagaagagggagaaaggctgagagaaaaggagggagaaaaagacacaagggagaaagaaaacaaacaaatgctgGGAGACAAAAGAGAATGGACGGCGAGAGATGTAAGAGGTGAGAAAGAGGACCGGTTGTGTCCTTATATGCTGCTCCAGACAGAAGCAGACAGGTTGGAAGTTAACCCAGAAACCCCTGCTTTACCTCCAAGCAGCGAGAGCTCCTCTTCTTTGCTGGATATCACCGATCAAACCTCCAACcactctccctccatccctccctccatccctgcaGTCATAATAACTGACCACGGTTTGGAAAACCAGCCTCAAACCTCTGAAGGCCCTGGCTCAGACCAGGGACTATGCTGCACCCCTAGCCCCAGTTCTAGCCCTATCCCCGGGCCAAACTCCTCCACCCGTTCCCTCAGGAAGCTGTCATCCTCCTCGGCCTCCTCGGCTGGTTTCTCCTCGTCTTGGGAGGAGTCGGAGGAGGATATTTCCAGCGATACGGAGAAAGGGGAGCAGCTTCTCAACCCCGCGCTCCTCAGTTCTCAACAGAAAGCA CACAAGTCCTGGAAGAAGATCAAGAACATGGTCCACTGGTCGCCTTTTGTCATGTCCTTCAAGAAGAAATATCCCTGGATACAACTGGCTGGGCACGCAG GGAGCTTCAAGGCAGGAGCCAACGGCCGCATATTAAAA AAACACTGTGAATGTGAGCAGCGCTGTTTGTCCCTCCTGATGAGGGACGTGCTGCGCCCGTTCGTCCCCGGTTACCATGGAGATGTAGAGAAAGACGGCCAGAAATACAACCAGATGGAGGATCTGCTGGCGGAGTTCGACTTCCCGTGTGTGATGGACTGTAAGATGGGAGTGAG GACCTACCTCGAGGAGGAATTGACCAAGGCTCGTAAGAAGCCCTCTCCGAGACCGGACATGTATCAGAAAATGATCGAGGTTGATCCTGCTGCGCCGATGCCAGAGGAGAACGACAAGAAAGCGGTGACCAAGCCCAGATACATGCAGTGGAGAGAGACCATAAGCTCCACAGCCACCTTGGGATTTAGGATAGAGGGAGTCAAG AAGGAGGATGGGACAGTGAACAGAGATTTTAAGAAGACAAAGACGAGAGAGCAAGTCACTGGAGCCTTCCACGACTTCgtcaaaggaaagaaagacatactg aacgTTTATCTAGCCCGGCTGAAGGAAATCAGAGACACTCTGGAGATCTCCCCGTTCTTCAAAACCCATGAG GTGATTGGCAGCTCTTTGTTATTCGTTCATGACAGTAAAGGACGGGCCAAAGTCTGGATGATCGACTTTGGTAAAACCACTCCACTTCCTGATGGAGAGGAACTAACCCACCGAGCGTCATGGTGCGAAGGGAACAGAGAAGATGGCTACCTTTTTGGACTTGATAGTTTGGTGGACATCATTTCATGCATGGTGAACTCTGAGACTTGA